In Myxocyprinus asiaticus isolate MX2 ecotype Aquarium Trade chromosome 8, UBuf_Myxa_2, whole genome shotgun sequence, a single genomic region encodes these proteins:
- the LOC127445481 gene encoding uncharacterized protein LOC127445481, translating into MMKILLFFTTILLIMGHVSSATDTVTGGSVIINCNYEGPAESTKSFCKKTDNECTNLTTAQDHLWIPDMRISMYDNKSVGLLSVLIRNLTINDAGKYKFKAGSKCSGDVTLHVQHEPCCGRLEKQTAYLGGTVNIRCKHPEKYKDFPKLLFKVCNGSLESVFPTQGATKGERFSLSVNTQENVFTVTIINVNKHDDGVYFCGVGSKLEKISYSSLLTEVHLHVTDSNIIIIVCVCLTLLLAGGLGFLLLRRRRNKTEGSIPSSHQTNTRDSDEVPTSAYYETIKDSDISSRAQSPVSLNTVYATAHLPTSPSDRDFYTLVELPKSSTKP; encoded by the exons ATGATGAAGATCCTCCTCTTCTTCACTACCATCCTCCTGATCATGG GTCATGTGAGCAGTGCTACTGACACTGTAACTGGAGGAAGTGTCATTATTAACTGTAACTATGAAGGCCCTGCAGAGAGTACAAAAAGTTTTTGTAAAAAGACAGATAATGAGTGCACAAACTTGACAACCGCACAAGATCATTTATGGATTCCTGACATGAGAATATCGATGTATGATAATAAATCTGTGGGCTTGCTTAGTGTCCTCATTAGAAACCTCACCATAAATGATGCAggaaaatacaaatttaaagcaGGCAGTAAATGTTCTGGGGATGTGACATTACATGTGCAACATG AGCCCTGCTGTGGGAGATTAGAGAAACAGACTGCTTATTTAGGAGGAACTGTTAACATCAGATGCAAACATCCAGAGAAATATAAAGATTTTCCAAAGCTGTTGTTCAAAGTCTGTAATGGATCCCTAGAGTCTGTTTTTCCCACTCAAGGTGCAACTAAAGGAGAGAGATTTTCTCTGAGTGTAAACACACAGGAAAATGTCTTCACTGTCACTATTATTAATGTGAATAAACATGATGATGGggtctatttctgtggagtgggCAGCAAATTGGAAAAAATTAGCTACAGCTCCCTCTTAACAGAAGTTCATCTTCATGTTACAG atTCCAACATAATcattattgtgtgtgtatgtttgacaCTACTGTTAGCTGGAGGACTGGGTTTTTTGCTGCTCAGACGAAGGCGTAACAAGACAGAag GTTCAATACCATCATCACACCAGACGAACACAAGAGATTCTGATGAG GTACCCACCTCTGCCTATTATGAAACGATTAAAGACTCTGACATCAGCTCCAGAGCTCAAAGTCCTGTCAGTTTAAACACAGTTTATGCCACAGCACATTTACCCACAAGCCCCTCTGACAGAGATTTCTACACACTGGTTGAACTGCCGAAATCCTCAACAAAACCCTGA